A single Thermoanaerobacterium sp. RBIITD DNA region contains:
- the phoU gene encoding phosphate signaling complex protein PhoU, whose protein sequence is MNRTHFEKELEDLHYDILKMGGLVEEAIGNSILSLTNHDTELAQNVIDKDDIIDEKEVEIDNRCSRIIVTQQPLAKDLRIVLTGLKIDTDLERMADHAVDIAKTTLRIADQTYIKPLIDIPRMSDVVREMVKLSLDSYVNQDVELAKTIKQKDDIVDGLYKQIFRELMTYMIEDPKNINQAAQFLFVARYLERIADHATNICEWVIYLDNGQHIDLNE, encoded by the coding sequence ATGAACAGGACACATTTTGAAAAAGAGTTAGAAGATTTACATTATGACATACTCAAAATGGGCGGTCTTGTGGAAGAAGCTATTGGGAATTCTATTTTATCATTGACAAATCATGACACGGAATTAGCACAAAATGTAATTGATAAAGATGATATAATTGATGAAAAAGAAGTCGAGATTGACAATAGATGCTCAAGAATTATTGTAACACAACAACCATTAGCAAAAGACTTAAGAATTGTATTGACTGGTTTAAAAATCGATACAGACTTGGAAAGAATGGCTGATCATGCAGTAGATATTGCAAAGACTACACTTAGAATAGCTGATCAAACATATATTAAACCTCTTATAGATATACCGAGAATGAGTGATGTTGTAAGAGAAATGGTTAAGCTTTCACTTGATTCATATGTTAATCAAGATGTAGAATTAGCAAAAACCATAAAACAGAAAGATGACATCGTTGATGGATTGTATAAGCAAATATTTAGAGAATTAATGACATATATGATAGAAGATCCAAAGAATATAAATCAGGCCGCACAATTTTTGTTTGTTGCGCGTTATCTTGAGAGAATTGCAGACCATGCAACAAATATTTGTGAATGGGTTATTTATCTAGATAATGGACAGCATATTGATTTAAATGAATGA
- the pstB gene encoding phosphate ABC transporter ATP-binding protein PstB — MKKIEVKGLDLFYGEMQALKNINIDIEENSVMALIGPSGCGKSTFIRTLNRMNDLIDGVTIKGTVMLDNQDIYKDVDVIELRKRVGMVFQKPNPFPMTVYDNIAYGPRIHGQKNKKILNEIVEKSLKDAALWDEVKDRLNNSALGLSGGQQQRLCIARTLAIEPEVILMDEPTSALDPISTMKIEELIDQLKNKYTIVIVTHNMQQAGRVSDFTSFFLNGEIVETGRTEDIFYNPRDKRTEDYITGRFG; from the coding sequence ATGAAAAAGATCGAAGTTAAAGGTCTTGATTTGTTTTATGGTGAAATGCAGGCACTTAAAAATATAAACATAGATATTGAAGAAAATAGTGTTATGGCTCTTATCGGTCCATCTGGATGTGGAAAATCAACATTTATAAGAACTTTAAATAGAATGAATGACCTTATAGATGGTGTAACAATAAAGGGCACTGTAATGCTTGATAATCAAGATATATATAAAGATGTAGATGTTATAGAATTAAGGAAACGCGTAGGTATGGTATTTCAAAAACCAAATCCGTTTCCGATGACAGTTTATGACAATATAGCTTATGGACCACGTATTCATGGACAAAAAAATAAAAAAATATTAAATGAAATAGTTGAAAAAAGTTTAAAAGATGCTGCATTATGGGATGAAGTTAAGGATAGACTAAATAATTCTGCACTTGGTTTATCTGGTGGTCAGCAGCAGAGATTGTGTATAGCAAGAACACTTGCAATTGAACCAGAAGTAATTTTAATGGATGAACCTACATCCGCACTTGATCCTATTTCGACTATGAAAATAGAAGAACTAATTGATCAATTAAAGAATAAATATACTATAGTTATAGTAACGCATAATATGCAGCAAGCAGGAAGAGTTTCTGATTTTACATCATTTTTTTTAAATGGTGAGATTGTAGAAACAGGAAGAACAGAAGATATATTCTATAATCCTAGGGATAAAAGAACAGAGGATTATATAACTGGAAGATTCGGTTAA
- the pstA gene encoding phosphate ABC transporter permease PstA yields MKSRVYDKIATIYFYLIAIILILFLLALIGYILYQGRSELNLHFILTPPKFMEKGGGIAPQIFNSLLLLIVTLIISVPIGIGAGIYMSEYARPGKITEIIRLSTETLSSLPSIVVGLFGLLIFVNMLHWGYSLISGALALTVLNLPVMARVSEDAIRSVSRSLKEASFALGSTKWQTITKVLMPSALPGLITGVILTSGRIFGEAAALLYTAGMSTPVLNFNVINPVNPASPFYPFRPAETLAVYIWKVNSEGLAPDARQIADGSAAILLIIVLVFNLLSRWLGNALYNRMTGGK; encoded by the coding sequence ATGAAATCAAGAGTTTATGATAAAATTGCTACAATATATTTTTATTTAATAGCAATAATTTTAATTTTATTTCTTTTAGCATTAATTGGTTACATTCTGTATCAAGGCAGAAGCGAATTAAATCTTCATTTTATATTAACACCGCCAAAATTCATGGAAAAAGGTGGAGGTATAGCACCACAGATATTTAATTCACTTTTGCTTTTAATAGTAACATTAATTATTTCTGTTCCTATTGGTATTGGAGCGGGTATATATATGTCAGAGTATGCGAGACCAGGAAAGATTACTGAAATAATTAGATTATCGACAGAGACACTTTCTTCACTGCCTTCAATAGTTGTTGGTCTTTTTGGATTACTTATTTTTGTGAACATGCTGCACTGGGGGTATTCATTAATTTCAGGTGCATTGGCACTTACGGTTTTGAATTTGCCTGTAATGGCTAGAGTAAGCGAAGATGCTATAAGGAGTGTTTCAAGATCATTGAAAGAAGCAAGTTTTGCACTTGGTTCTACAAAATGGCAAACAATAACAAAAGTGCTGATGCCATCGGCTTTACCAGGCCTTATAACAGGTGTCATTTTAACATCTGGAAGAATATTTGGCGAGGCTGCTGCATTACTTTATACAGCTGGAATGAGTACACCTGTTTTAAATTTTAATGTTATAAATCCTGTTAATCCGGCATCACCATTTTATCCGTTTAGGCCTGCAGAGACCCTTGCAGTTTATATATGGAAGGTTAATAGTGAAGGTCTTGCACCAGACGCAAGGCAGATTGCTGATGGATCTGCAGCTATTCTCCTTATCATAGTACTGGTTTTCAATCTTTTATCGCGTTGGTTAGGAAATGCTTTATACAATAGGATGACAGGTGGAAAATAA
- the pstC gene encoding phosphate ABC transporter permease subunit PstC has translation MSGNFDKRRKLFNNIGMLYAFICAFLLVVITISIFYFVASKGLSTFFIDKKSIKEFLFGTLWKPDRANDQGGPAIGSLQFILGSVFVSVFAILISTPLSISSAIFMVEIAKKFGKSFLQPAMEIFVGIPSVVYGWIGLSVLVPFISKHFGGLGFSLLAGILVLTIMVLPTITSVSSDAIKALPWDIREASYALGATRWQTIRKVVLPAARSGILTAVVLGLARAFGEALAVQMVIGNRPALPLSFLQPMSTITSIITMDMANTVTGSTWNNALWSLALLLLLISLGFIIIIRLVGRRSMYK, from the coding sequence ATGTCAGGAAATTTTGATAAAAGGCGGAAATTATTTAATAATATCGGGATGTTGTATGCTTTTATATGTGCTTTTTTATTAGTTGTTATTACAATATCTATATTTTATTTTGTAGCATCGAAAGGTTTATCGACATTTTTTATTGACAAGAAGTCTATAAAAGAATTTCTATTTGGTACTTTATGGAAACCTGATAGAGCAAATGACCAAGGAGGACCTGCGATAGGTTCATTGCAATTTATACTCGGTTCAGTTTTTGTATCAGTTTTTGCTATTTTAATAAGCACACCATTAAGTATTTCATCTGCAATATTTATGGTAGAGATAGCTAAAAAATTTGGTAAAAGCTTTTTGCAACCTGCTATGGAAATATTTGTTGGAATTCCATCTGTTGTTTACGGTTGGATTGGATTATCTGTTTTAGTACCATTTATAAGTAAACATTTTGGCGGACTTGGATTTAGTTTATTAGCTGGTATCCTTGTATTAACTATTATGGTTCTTCCAACTATAACAAGCGTTAGTTCGGATGCAATAAAAGCTTTACCGTGGGATATAAGAGAAGCATCATATGCACTTGGCGCAACAAGATGGCAGACTATAAGAAAAGTAGTTTTACCTGCTGCAAGATCAGGTATTTTGACTGCTGTTGTATTAGGGCTTGCCCGTGCTTTTGGTGAAGCTTTAGCAGTTCAAATGGTTATAGGAAATAGACCAGCACTTCCTTTATCATTCCTTCAGCCAATGTCGACAATAACGTCTATAATAACTATGGATATGGCAAATACCGTTACTGGTTCTACCTGGAATAATGCATTATGGTCTTTAGCATTGCTATTACTATTAATATCATTAGGCTTTATAATTATAATAAGACTTGTGGGCAGGAGGAGTATGTATAAATGA